The following are encoded in a window of Nocardioides houyundeii genomic DNA:
- a CDS encoding glycoside hydrolase family 16 protein, translating to MSGRRLIAMSAAALLLPASALIMTTQVSSATELAATDNVAAASPALARKAKTRISIEVLPQVAQFGKRVASPDSAKTPVSVQVKPRKVTKVTLQVKSGSSWKKAGKGKTDKKGKLTFLAGATRGGKPAEYRVKAGNGTSKSASTAAWLTPSFSDGFDGTTLGESWSNRIPDYNAEGNRLCSRGGPEAVNVSRGTVRLSVIKDPARTDKCVAKRGGKVSGKFDYRLNGHISTEGKYSFKYGITAARIKFPKARGQHGSFWLQPQVHVPGSTNPKESGAEIDVIEYFGKGSGPKDSMGLTSFTYHWAKGGQRVKTGNWLKGTKKYLAKKNDDWFKNYHVFSVEWTPKSYIFRIDGVETWRSNKGVSGQPQYPILSLLSSDYELSQLGGEKKLPQHMYVDWVRVWEKK from the coding sequence ATGTCTGGACGCCGTTTGATCGCCATGAGCGCCGCAGCCCTGCTGCTGCCGGCCTCGGCCCTCATCATGACCACCCAGGTCAGCTCCGCCACGGAGCTCGCCGCAACCGACAACGTCGCCGCCGCCAGCCCCGCCCTGGCCCGCAAGGCCAAGACGCGCATCAGCATCGAGGTGCTGCCGCAGGTCGCGCAGTTCGGCAAGCGCGTCGCCAGCCCCGACTCCGCCAAGACCCCGGTCTCGGTGCAGGTCAAGCCCCGCAAGGTCACCAAGGTGACGCTGCAGGTCAAGTCCGGCTCCTCGTGGAAGAAGGCCGGCAAGGGCAAGACCGACAAGAAGGGCAAGCTGACCTTCCTGGCCGGCGCCACCCGGGGCGGCAAGCCCGCCGAGTACCGCGTCAAGGCGGGCAACGGGACCTCCAAGTCGGCCAGCACGGCGGCGTGGCTGACCCCGTCGTTCTCCGACGGCTTCGACGGCACCACTCTCGGCGAGTCGTGGAGCAACCGCATCCCGGACTACAACGCCGAGGGCAACCGACTCTGCTCGCGTGGCGGCCCGGAGGCCGTGAACGTCTCGCGCGGCACCGTCCGCCTGAGCGTCATCAAGGACCCCGCGCGCACCGACAAGTGCGTCGCCAAGCGCGGCGGCAAGGTGTCGGGCAAGTTCGACTACCGCCTCAACGGCCACATCTCCACCGAGGGCAAGTACAGCTTCAAGTACGGCATCACCGCCGCGCGCATCAAGTTCCCCAAGGCCCGCGGTCAGCACGGGTCGTTCTGGCTCCAGCCGCAGGTCCACGTCCCCGGGTCCACCAACCCGAAGGAGAGCGGCGCGGAGATCGACGTCATCGAGTACTTCGGCAAGGGCTCCGGCCCCAAGGACTCCATGGGCCTGACCAGCTTCACCTACCACTGGGCCAAGGGCGGCCAGCGCGTGAAGACCGGCAACTGGCTCAAGGGCACCAAGAAGTACCTGGCCAAGAAGAACGACGACTGGTTCAAGAACTACCACGTGTTCTCGGTCGAGTGGACACCCAAGTCCTACATCTTCCGCATCGACGGCGTGGAGACCTGGCGCAGCAACAAGGGTGTCTCCGGGCAGCCGCAGTACCCGATCCTGTCGCTGCTGAGCTCGGACTACGAGCTCAGCCAGCTGGGCGGCGAGAAGAAGCTGCCCCAGCACATGTACGTCGACTGGGTCCGGGTGTGGGAGAAGAAGTGA
- the menD gene encoding 2-succinyl-5-enolpyruvyl-6-hydroxy-3-cyclohexene-1-carboxylic-acid synthase, whose translation MTDSSHLARQVVTALVAAGVREVVLSPGSRNAPLSFALYDADRAGLLRLHTRLDERTAGFLALGMAKSSGRPAAVVCTSGTAVANLGPAVLEARHAGVRLVVVAADRPARLRGTSANQTTEQVGLLPGAHVVDLAAGAGAEVALAEALDRGAPWAPGPVHLNVQLDDPLTPTDRWTPEIAGLPDGGAGPARRRSGAPVTIPRGPRTVVVAGDDAGPPARVLAEAGGWPLLAEPTSGSRTGANALRCYRLLLGTDLGERIERVVVSGHSTLSRPVSQLLARRDVEVWDLDGGASGFARPFPVDRTVPSAQVGAGPLDESWLAQWHAADADVARQLDRLLAAEDGLTPYEAAGAVARALPAAGLLFVGASNPIRDLDLMVPRYRVGDRRKVIANRGLAGIDGVLSSAIGAALGRPHGSRNLALMGDVTFLHEAGGLVLGPAEARPDLTVVVVNDDGGSIFAVLEQGAPEYADRFDRLFATPHGVDLAALCAATRTPHWAVSSLPELEHALAQPAGGIEVVEVVVRRDDRRDLDARIRALRPA comes from the coding sequence GTGACCGACTCCTCCCACCTCGCCCGGCAGGTGGTGACCGCGCTGGTCGCCGCCGGGGTGCGCGAGGTCGTCCTCTCCCCGGGCTCGCGCAACGCACCCCTCTCCTTCGCCCTGTACGACGCCGACCGGGCCGGGCTGCTGCGGCTGCACACCCGCCTGGACGAGCGCACCGCCGGGTTCCTCGCCCTGGGGATGGCGAAGTCCTCCGGGCGGCCCGCGGCGGTGGTCTGCACCTCCGGCACGGCGGTGGCCAACCTCGGCCCGGCGGTCCTGGAGGCCCGGCATGCCGGCGTGCGGCTGGTGGTGGTGGCCGCGGACCGTCCCGCCAGGCTGCGCGGCACCAGCGCCAACCAGACCACCGAGCAGGTCGGTCTGCTCCCCGGCGCCCACGTCGTCGACCTGGCCGCCGGTGCCGGGGCCGAGGTGGCGCTGGCCGAGGCGCTGGACCGGGGCGCGCCGTGGGCGCCGGGACCGGTGCACCTCAACGTGCAGCTCGACGATCCCCTCACGCCGACCGACCGGTGGACCCCGGAGATCGCTGGCCTCCCGGACGGGGGAGCCGGCCCGGCCCGGCGTCGCTCCGGAGCCCCGGTGACCATCCCGCGCGGACCCCGGACCGTGGTGGTGGCCGGGGACGACGCGGGCCCGCCGGCCCGGGTGCTGGCCGAGGCCGGCGGCTGGCCGCTGCTGGCCGAGCCCACCTCGGGCTCCCGCACCGGCGCCAACGCGCTGCGCTGCTACCGCCTGCTGCTGGGCACCGACCTCGGCGAGCGCATCGAGCGGGTCGTGGTCAGCGGCCACTCGACGCTGTCCCGTCCGGTCAGCCAGCTGCTGGCGCGCCGCGACGTCGAGGTCTGGGACCTGGACGGGGGCGCCAGCGGCTTCGCACGTCCCTTCCCGGTCGACCGCACCGTCCCCTCGGCGCAGGTGGGCGCGGGGCCGCTGGACGAGTCCTGGCTGGCGCAGTGGCACGCCGCGGACGCCGACGTGGCTCGGCAGCTCGACCGGCTGCTCGCCGCGGAGGACGGCCTGACGCCGTACGAGGCGGCGGGTGCGGTGGCCCGGGCGCTGCCGGCCGCCGGGCTGCTCTTCGTCGGCGCCTCCAACCCGATCCGCGACCTGGACCTGATGGTGCCCCGCTACCGGGTCGGCGACCGCCGCAAGGTGATCGCCAACCGCGGCCTGGCCGGCATCGACGGCGTCCTGAGCAGCGCCATCGGGGCCGCGCTGGGGCGACCCCACGGCTCCCGCAACCTGGCCCTGATGGGCGACGTGACCTTCCTGCACGAGGCCGGAGGCCTGGTCCTGGGACCGGCCGAGGCCCGCCCCGACCTGACGGTGGTGGTGGTCAACGACGACGGGGGATCGATCTTCGCGGTGCTGGAGCAGGGTGCCCCGGAGTACGCCGACCGCTTCGACCGGCTCTTCGCGACCCCGCACGGGGTGGACCTGGCCGCCCTGTGCGCCGCCACCCGCACCCCGCACTGGGCGGTCTCCTCGCTGCCCGAGCTGGAGCACGCCCTGGCCCAGCCGGCCGGGGGGATCGAGGTGGTCGAGGTGGTGGTCCGGCGCGACGACCGGCGTGACCTGGACGCCCGGATCCGGGCACTGCGACCGGCCTGA
- a CDS encoding o-succinylbenzoate synthase: MSPELRVFSIPMRTRFRGITVREGALVRGPRGWGEWSPFLEYPAAVAEPWLRAALEAAAGDWPDPVRTRVPVNVTVPAVDPERAHAIVLAGGCTTAKVKVAEPGQELAQDQARLEAVRAALGPGGKVRIDANGAWDVDQAVTAIPLLDRAAGGLEYAEQPCADVEELAAVRRRVSVPIAADESIRRAEDPYRVRDLEAADIAVLKVQPLGGVRACLRIAEDIGLPVVVSSALESSVGIAAGVALAAALPELSHACGLATVQLLTDDVVDDSLLPVAGHLPVHTPEVSEAALTRLAAAPDRVAHWQERLAQVLALGGGPGSTVGQDRRS; encoded by the coding sequence GTGAGTCCGGAGCTGCGGGTCTTCTCGATCCCGATGCGCACCCGGTTCCGGGGGATCACCGTGCGCGAGGGCGCGCTGGTGCGCGGTCCCCGCGGCTGGGGCGAGTGGAGCCCGTTCCTGGAGTACCCCGCCGCGGTCGCCGAGCCGTGGCTGCGCGCTGCCCTGGAGGCCGCCGCGGGCGACTGGCCGGACCCGGTGCGCACCCGGGTCCCGGTCAACGTGACGGTCCCCGCGGTGGACCCGGAGCGGGCGCACGCGATCGTGCTCGCCGGTGGCTGCACCACCGCCAAGGTCAAGGTCGCCGAGCCCGGGCAGGAGCTGGCCCAGGACCAGGCCCGGCTCGAGGCGGTGCGAGCCGCCCTGGGGCCGGGAGGCAAGGTCCGGATCGACGCCAACGGCGCCTGGGACGTGGACCAGGCGGTGACCGCGATCCCGCTGCTGGACCGCGCCGCCGGCGGCCTGGAGTACGCCGAGCAGCCGTGCGCGGACGTCGAGGAGCTCGCCGCCGTACGTCGCCGGGTCTCGGTGCCGATCGCAGCAGACGAGTCCATCCGGCGCGCCGAGGACCCCTACCGGGTGCGCGACCTGGAGGCGGCCGACATCGCCGTGCTCAAGGTGCAGCCGCTCGGCGGGGTCCGGGCCTGCCTTCGCATCGCGGAGGACATCGGGCTGCCGGTGGTGGTCTCCTCGGCGCTGGAGAGCAGTGTGGGCATCGCCGCCGGGGTGGCCCTGGCGGCCGCGCTGCCCGAGCTGTCCCACGCCTGTGGCCTGGCCACCGTCCAGCTGCTGACCGACGACGTCGTGGACGATTCGTTGCTGCCCGTCGCCGGCCACCTGCCGGTGCACACGCCCGAGGTCAGCGAGGCCGCGCTGACTCGGCTCGCGGCGGCGCCGGACCGGGTCGCCCACTGGCAGGAGCGGCTGGCCCAGGTGCTCGCCCTCGGTGGGGGACCGGGATCGACCGTGGGGCAGGATCGGCGCTCGTGA
- a CDS encoding AMP-binding protein translates to MSFLRPSSDPTTAIGQLHDWLGAVEPERLVIETSGSTGRPKRVLLSREAVLASVHATAHRLGDAGGPGQGRWALRLPSSYVAGVQVIVRSLVAGHEPVLDGWQAAGEETSYTSLVPTQLHRMLQSPEDVAALRGLRAVLLGGGPIDPALRRRAEDEGIRLVATYGASETAGGCVYDGLPLDGVAVALGAQGRIRIAGPTLFNGYLDDPELTAQTLVDGWYLTADAGRIDEDGRLQVLGRLDDVVVSGGVNVPLPAVARRLTEHEDVEAAEVLGFPDPEWGTRVVAFVSGAVDPDELREWVAAVHPRSWAPRQVVRLAELPLLDNGKVDRQALRRCVEDAS, encoded by the coding sequence GTGAGCTTCCTCCGCCCGTCGTCCGACCCCACGACCGCCATCGGGCAGCTGCACGACTGGCTCGGTGCCGTCGAGCCGGAGCGTCTGGTCATCGAGACCTCCGGCTCGACGGGACGGCCCAAGCGGGTGCTGCTGAGCAGGGAGGCGGTGCTGGCCTCCGTGCACGCCACCGCCCACCGCCTCGGCGACGCGGGCGGTCCCGGCCAGGGTCGCTGGGCGCTGCGGCTGCCGTCGTCCTACGTCGCGGGGGTGCAGGTGATCGTGCGCTCCCTGGTGGCCGGCCACGAGCCGGTGCTCGACGGCTGGCAGGCCGCGGGCGAGGAGACGTCGTACACCTCGCTGGTGCCGACCCAGCTGCACCGGATGCTCCAGTCGCCCGAGGACGTCGCGGCCCTGCGGGGACTCCGCGCGGTGCTGCTGGGCGGCGGGCCGATCGACCCGGCGCTGCGCCGCCGGGCCGAGGACGAGGGCATCCGCCTGGTCGCCACCTACGGTGCCTCGGAGACCGCCGGCGGCTGCGTGTACGACGGCCTGCCCCTGGACGGCGTGGCCGTCGCGCTCGGCGCCCAGGGACGCATCCGGATCGCCGGTCCGACCCTCTTCAACGGCTACCTGGACGATCCCGAGCTGACGGCCCAGACCCTGGTCGACGGCTGGTACCTCACCGCCGACGCCGGCCGGATCGACGAGGACGGCCGGCTGCAGGTGCTGGGGCGGCTCGACGACGTGGTGGTCAGCGGTGGCGTCAACGTGCCGCTGCCGGCGGTGGCCCGGCGGCTGACCGAGCACGAGGACGTCGAGGCTGCCGAGGTGCTCGGGTTCCCCGACCCGGAGTGGGGGACCCGGGTGGTGGCCTTCGTCAGCGGCGCCGTCGACCCCGACGAGCTGCGCGAGTGGGTGGCAGCGGTGCACCCGCGGTCCTGGGCGCCGCGGCAGGTGGTGCGGCTCGCGGAGCTGCCGCTGCTCGACAACGGCAAGGTGGACCGGCAGGCCCTGCGCCGCTGCGTCGAGGACGCCTCGTGA
- a CDS encoding M28 family metallopeptidase — protein MRTPAIAVGALLLASTALTAPALAEDPARGPGAKEHPHGHHKSHHKSHPKSHPKGHQHGPKVTSESLRRAVTVRGVMNHLRAFQAIAEDNDGTRSSGTPGYRASVRYVVGKLRSAGYRPEVQQFAFPYFEQLGPSVLQQVSPTPTTYVEDTDYSLMTYSGNGDVTAPVQAVDLNLGDLAGSTSGCEASDFAGFTAGNIALVRRGSCTFGVKVANAEAAGAVGAIVMNSGVPGATDPFAGTLGEPAGIPAVGASFALGQALAQAGAVTVRLAADTASETRQTWNVTAETRHGRDDNAVMAGAHLDSVVDGPGINDNGSGSAALLEVALKMAKAKTRNTVRFAWWGAEEFSLLGSEHYVDDLVANDPDRLAEIALYLNFDMIASPNYVLGVYDGDASDFEAEPPEGSAQIEEVFTDYFASVGLPSVPSEFSGRSDYGPFIAQDIPAGGLFTGAEGVKTAAEAALFGGTAGVAYDECYHQACDDLDNVSRAALDANSDAIAHAVITYARSTYEVNGRR, from the coding sequence ATGCGCACACCAGCCATCGCTGTGGGTGCCCTGCTCCTGGCGAGCACCGCACTCACCGCACCCGCCCTAGCCGAGGACCCGGCGCGTGGACCGGGTGCGAAGGAACACCCGCACGGACACCACAAGAGCCACCACAAGAGCCACCCCAAGAGCCACCCCAAGGGTCATCAGCACGGACCCAAGGTCACCTCCGAGAGCCTGCGGCGCGCCGTCACCGTGCGCGGCGTGATGAACCACCTGAGGGCCTTCCAGGCGATCGCCGAGGACAACGACGGCACCCGGTCCTCCGGCACGCCGGGCTACCGGGCCTCGGTGCGCTACGTGGTCGGCAAGCTGCGCAGCGCCGGCTACCGCCCCGAGGTCCAGCAGTTCGCCTTCCCCTACTTCGAGCAGCTCGGCCCCTCGGTGCTGCAGCAGGTCTCGCCCACCCCGACGACGTACGTCGAGGACACCGACTACTCGCTGATGACCTACTCCGGGAACGGCGACGTCACGGCGCCGGTCCAGGCCGTCGACCTCAACCTCGGCGACCTCGCGGGCTCCACCAGCGGCTGCGAGGCCAGCGACTTCGCGGGCTTCACCGCCGGCAACATCGCGCTCGTGCGCCGGGGGAGCTGCACCTTCGGGGTCAAGGTCGCCAATGCCGAGGCCGCCGGCGCGGTGGGCGCGATCGTGATGAACAGCGGGGTGCCCGGTGCCACCGACCCCTTCGCCGGCACCTTGGGCGAGCCGGCAGGCATCCCCGCCGTCGGCGCCTCGTTCGCCCTGGGCCAGGCGCTGGCCCAGGCCGGGGCGGTCACGGTGCGCCTCGCGGCGGACACCGCCTCGGAGACCCGGCAGACCTGGAACGTGACCGCGGAGACCAGGCACGGTCGCGACGACAACGCGGTGATGGCCGGCGCGCACCTCGACAGCGTCGTGGACGGGCCCGGCATCAACGACAACGGCAGCGGCAGCGCGGCCCTGCTGGAGGTCGCGCTCAAGATGGCGAAGGCCAAGACGCGCAACACCGTCCGCTTCGCCTGGTGGGGGGCCGAGGAGTTCAGCCTGCTCGGCTCCGAGCACTACGTCGACGACCTGGTCGCCAACGACCCGGACCGGTTGGCCGAGATCGCGCTCTACCTCAACTTCGACATGATCGCCTCGCCCAACTACGTGCTGGGCGTCTACGACGGTGACGCCTCCGACTTCGAGGCGGAGCCGCCGGAGGGGTCGGCGCAGATCGAGGAGGTCTTCACCGACTACTTCGCCAGCGTCGGGCTCCCGTCCGTGCCCTCGGAGTTCAGCGGACGCAGCGACTACGGCCCCTTCATCGCCCAGGACATCCCTGCCGGTGGGCTGTTCACCGGGGCGGAGGGGGTCAAGACCGCGGCGGAGGCCGCGTTGTTCGGCGGGACCGCCGGGGTGGCGTACGACGAGTGCTACCACCAGGCGTGCGACGACCTGGACAACGTGAGCCGGGCGGCGCTGGACGCCAACTCCGACGCCATCGCCCACGCCGTCATCACCTACGCCCGGAGCACCTATGAGGTGAACGGGCGGCGCTGA
- a CDS encoding HNH endonuclease signature motif containing protein: MTALQETGTSTEMIDRVRRLRDVSCRAEMETFVLAAEWADAHPDQGTGAPRPCAAGCESDDPSRGDYGGGCAGPCPEDPHGLGNGLIPGWSWSAAAPLGAALGRTTLAADLLIRDALIVRHRMPMLWQRVLSCQVEAWRARRIAKALVGRPRDVSDWLDANLAPVAHRIGVTVLDRLIDEAMLRLHPEEREQEQLEALDARYARLHEGSINDSAIAEMSLRADWKDLHDFDRTLSDVAAALATLDAAAGRPADSLDVRRARAVGVVADPAQALALLHGARAPKPRKQVRLVLHLTPDHLAGRDPVGRNGTLGRAELEQTIREWCGRSDSHLQVLPVIDLADHTETDRYEIPLRTKDRVDLLTGTCVFPWCTRPSRHCDHDHVVPHGAGGPTCDCNLAPLCRRHHRLKTHAGWRYTTLDTGTWLWSDPYGQQFLRDHAGTLDVTQRPGSAGPGRSAPVQSMRCRR; encoded by the coding sequence ATGACAGCACTGCAGGAGACCGGGACGAGCACCGAGATGATCGATCGCGTCCGCCGGCTGCGCGACGTCTCGTGCCGCGCCGAGATGGAGACCTTCGTGCTGGCCGCCGAGTGGGCCGACGCCCACCCCGACCAAGGCACGGGCGCTCCGCGACCGTGCGCCGCGGGGTGCGAGAGCGACGATCCGTCTCGCGGCGACTACGGCGGCGGGTGTGCTGGTCCCTGCCCCGAGGACCCGCACGGCCTCGGCAACGGACTCATCCCCGGCTGGTCGTGGTCGGCGGCCGCACCCCTGGGCGCGGCCCTGGGGCGTACGACGCTCGCGGCCGACCTGCTGATCCGCGACGCACTCATCGTCCGCCACCGGATGCCCATGCTGTGGCAGCGCGTGCTGAGCTGCCAGGTCGAGGCCTGGCGGGCTCGTCGGATCGCCAAGGCCTTGGTCGGTCGCCCCCGCGACGTCTCCGACTGGCTGGACGCCAACCTCGCGCCGGTCGCCCACCGCATCGGGGTCACCGTGCTCGACCGGCTCATCGACGAGGCGATGCTGCGCCTGCACCCCGAGGAGCGGGAGCAGGAGCAGCTCGAGGCGCTGGACGCCCGCTACGCCCGCCTGCACGAGGGGTCGATCAACGACTCCGCGATCGCCGAGATGTCCCTGCGCGCCGACTGGAAGGACCTGCACGACTTCGACCGGACGCTCTCCGACGTCGCCGCGGCGCTGGCGACCCTCGACGCCGCGGCAGGTCGTCCCGCCGACTCGCTGGACGTCCGCCGAGCACGAGCGGTGGGGGTGGTGGCCGACCCCGCCCAGGCCCTGGCGCTGCTCCACGGCGCCCGTGCTCCCAAGCCGCGCAAGCAGGTCCGGCTGGTCCTGCACCTCACGCCCGACCACCTGGCCGGGCGCGACCCGGTGGGCCGCAACGGCACCCTCGGGCGGGCCGAGCTGGAGCAGACGATCCGCGAGTGGTGCGGCCGGAGCGACAGCCACCTGCAGGTGCTGCCGGTGATCGACCTGGCCGACCACACCGAGACCGACCGCTACGAGATCCCGCTGCGCACCAAGGACCGGGTGGACCTGCTCACCGGGACGTGCGTCTTCCCCTGGTGCACCCGCCCGTCCCGTCACTGCGACCACGACCACGTGGTGCCGCACGGTGCCGGTGGTCCGACCTGCGACTGCAACCTCGCCCCGTTGTGCCGACGGCACCACCGGCTCAAGACCCACGCCGGGTGGCGCTACACCACCCTCGACACCGGCACCTGGCTCTGGTCCGACCCCTACGGGCAGCAGTTCCTCCGCGACCACGCCGGGACCCTCGACGTGACGCAGCGACCCGGCTCAGCCGGACCCGGTCGCTCAGCCCCAGTTCAGTCGATGAGGTGCCGCAGGTAG
- a CDS encoding AAA family ATPase has product MDLAQPPVRRVELADSGAPTPSGWPFDLPAVAQLAREGLDLAPGVTFLVGENGSGKSTLVEGIAQAYGLSPEGGSTASRHSTRASESPLGDALVVRRGLSASRWGFFLRAETMHGWYSYLESLGGDDVRFHEMSHGESFLAVLETRFNAKGFFCLDEPEAALSFTSTLGLVAVLQRVVAAGGQVLCATHSPVLAAMPGARILEVGHWGLREAEWADLDLVRHWRAFLAAPERYLRHL; this is encoded by the coding sequence GTGGACCTCGCCCAGCCTCCGGTACGTCGTGTGGAGCTGGCCGACTCCGGGGCCCCGACCCCCAGCGGCTGGCCGTTCGATCTCCCGGCCGTCGCCCAGCTGGCGCGCGAGGGTCTGGACCTGGCGCCCGGCGTGACCTTCCTGGTCGGGGAGAACGGGTCCGGCAAGTCCACCCTCGTCGAGGGGATCGCCCAGGCCTACGGTCTCTCTCCGGAGGGCGGCTCCACCGCCAGCCGGCACTCCACCCGGGCGAGCGAGTCGCCGCTGGGTGACGCCCTCGTGGTGCGCCGGGGTCTCTCCGCGAGCCGGTGGGGCTTCTTCCTGCGCGCCGAGACGATGCACGGCTGGTACTCGTACCTGGAGAGCCTCGGTGGCGACGACGTGCGGTTCCACGAGATGAGCCACGGCGAGTCGTTCCTCGCGGTGCTGGAGACCCGGTTCAACGCCAAGGGCTTCTTCTGCCTCGACGAGCCCGAGGCTGCCCTCTCCTTCACCTCCACCCTGGGGCTGGTCGCGGTGCTGCAGCGGGTCGTCGCCGCGGGCGGCCAGGTGCTCTGCGCCACCCACTCACCCGTCCTCGCCGCGATGCCCGGTGCGCGGATCCTGGAGGTCGGGCACTGGGGTCTGCGCGAGGCCGAGTGGGCCGACCTCGACCTGGTCCGCCACTGGCGCGCGTTCCTGGCCGCTCCCGAGCGCTACCTGCGCCACCTGTAG
- a CDS encoding acyl-CoA thioesterase domain-containing protein gives MDLAFFRLDGDRLVPLDLARSMWRDDQMHGLAVSGALARAIEQQATALGREDLVPSRYTVDLFRSASMDPCELTTTVVRQGPRLCLIDATLLQDGQPVARASAVLLRRSEDPSGTVWSPDDVPEPPSTEIAPDTDDPHIPFFHSEAGWSQDFSKHQNASRKQTWQTAIPIVLGEKPSGFVAAASIADATSLVTNWGTEGVQYINSDITLSMSRPPAGVKVGLVATDHHACDGIAVGSATVYDREGAFGVATVTALANSRRTVDLSDGMTYQREPRA, from the coding sequence GTGGATCTGGCCTTCTTCCGCCTCGACGGCGACCGACTCGTCCCCCTGGACCTAGCGCGCAGCATGTGGCGCGACGACCAGATGCACGGCCTGGCGGTGAGCGGCGCGCTCGCCCGCGCCATCGAGCAGCAGGCCACCGCCCTGGGTCGCGAGGACCTGGTGCCCTCGCGCTACACCGTGGACCTGTTCCGGTCGGCCTCCATGGACCCGTGCGAGCTCACCACCACCGTGGTGCGCCAAGGACCGCGGCTGTGCCTGATCGACGCGACGCTGCTGCAGGACGGCCAGCCCGTGGCTCGGGCCAGCGCGGTGCTGCTGCGGCGCTCGGAGGACCCCAGCGGCACGGTGTGGTCCCCCGACGACGTCCCCGAGCCGCCCTCGACCGAGATCGCGCCGGACACCGACGACCCGCACATCCCGTTCTTCCACAGCGAGGCCGGCTGGTCCCAGGACTTCAGCAAGCACCAGAACGCCTCCCGCAAGCAGACCTGGCAGACCGCCATCCCCATCGTGCTCGGCGAGAAGCCGAGCGGCTTCGTGGCCGCCGCGAGCATCGCCGACGCCACCAGCCTGGTGACCAACTGGGGCACCGAGGGCGTGCAGTACATCAACAGCGACATCACCCTCTCCATGTCCCGTCCCCCTGCGGGCGTCAAGGTCGGGCTGGTGGCCACCGACCACCACGCCTGTGACGGCATCGCCGTGGGCTCGGCCACCGTCTACGACCGCGAGGGCGCGTTCGGCGTCGCCACCGTCACCGCGCTGGCCAACAGCCGCCGCACCGTGGACCTCTCCGACGGCATGACCTACCAGCGAGAGCCCCGCGCATGA
- a CDS encoding 1,4-dihydroxy-2-naphthoate polyprenyltransferase: MSAPAATRSDWVAGARPRTFPAAIAPVLAGTGVAAYVDSLVWWKALLALLVSLALQVGVNYANDYSDGIRGTDEDRVGPMRLVGSGRATPAAVKRAAFAAFGVAGLAGLVLAATTAPWLVAVGAVCILAAWFYTGGKSPYGYLGLGEVMVFVFFGLVAVVGTTYVQTETFEWAALYAGVGVGALACAILVTNNLRDIPSDTVAGKNTLAVRLGEERTRYFYVLLVALAAAAVVAVAAATHWWVLPALAFVVPMTPAVRTVLSGARGPALIPVLAQTGTGQLWWAGLVVVFLLVP, from the coding sequence ATGAGCGCCCCCGCCGCCACCCGGTCGGACTGGGTCGCCGGCGCCCGGCCACGCACCTTCCCCGCCGCGATCGCGCCGGTCCTCGCCGGCACCGGCGTCGCGGCGTACGTCGACTCGCTGGTGTGGTGGAAGGCCCTGCTGGCCCTGCTGGTCAGCCTGGCCCTCCAGGTGGGCGTGAACTACGCCAACGACTACTCCGACGGCATCCGCGGCACCGACGAGGACCGGGTCGGTCCGATGCGCCTGGTGGGATCGGGCCGGGCCACGCCAGCCGCGGTGAAGCGGGCGGCCTTCGCCGCCTTCGGCGTCGCGGGCCTGGCCGGGCTGGTGCTGGCAGCGACCACCGCGCCGTGGCTGGTGGCCGTCGGCGCGGTCTGCATCCTGGCGGCCTGGTTCTACACCGGGGGCAAGTCCCCCTACGGCTACCTGGGGCTCGGCGAGGTCATGGTCTTCGTGTTCTTCGGGCTGGTGGCGGTGGTCGGCACCACCTACGTGCAGACCGAGACCTTCGAGTGGGCGGCGCTCTACGCCGGCGTCGGGGTCGGCGCGCTCGCCTGCGCCATCCTGGTGACCAATAATCTGCGCGACATCCCCAGCGACACCGTCGCGGGCAAGAACACCCTGGCGGTGCGGCTCGGAGAGGAGCGCACCCGCTACTTCTACGTGCTGCTGGTCGCGTTGGCCGCCGCCGCGGTGGTCGCGGTGGCCGCCGCCACCCACTGGTGGGTGCTGCCGGCGCTGGCGTTCGTGGTGCCGATGACGCCCGCGGTGCGCACCGTGCTCAGCGGCGCCCGCGGCCCGGCGCTGATCCCGGTGCTGGCCCAGACCGGCACCGGGCAGCTGTGGTGGGCCGGGCTCGTGGTGGTCTTCCTGCTGGTCCCCTGA
- a CDS encoding antibiotic biosynthesis monooxygenase family protein: MITEQALLPVVPGREQEFEEAFASATAIISAAPGFRRLSLSRCVERPSGYLLLVEWETLEDHTEGFRGSPGYQEWRRLLHHFYEPFPVVEHFAPVLEVG, encoded by the coding sequence ATGATCACCGAGCAGGCGCTGCTGCCCGTCGTACCGGGCCGCGAGCAGGAGTTCGAGGAGGCCTTCGCCTCCGCCACGGCCATCATCTCGGCGGCCCCCGGTTTCCGGCGGCTGAGCCTGTCGCGGTGCGTGGAGCGGCCCAGCGGCTACCTGCTGCTGGTGGAGTGGGAGACCCTGGAGGACCACACCGAGGGGTTCCGGGGCTCGCCGGGCTACCAGGAGTGGCGGCGGCTGCTGCACCACTTCTACGAGCCGTTCCCGGTGGTGGAGCACTTCGCCCCGGTGCTCGAGGTGGGTTGA